Proteins encoded together in one Polaribacter reichenbachii window:
- a CDS encoding xanthine dehydrogenase family protein molybdopterin-binding subunit: MSKIQQINRRDFVKLFGLASTGIILGCNVSSNKKEFLPQVDGTFTPNLFVQIQKDGNITLIASRSEMGQGIKTSLASAIADELEADWQYITVKQATGNAKYGNQNTDGSRSVRTILEPMRKMGAASKMMLITAAAKKWNVAESVCKAENHYVVNTNSGDKIFFGDLVDEAAKVAIPADENIKLKKVKDFKYIGKDLKSVDLKDFTHGTANYGIDFRIPNLKFAAIARCPVAYGTVKSFDSTDAEKVAGVEKVMKLDKMDPPIGQFFGVLGGVAVIANNTWSAFQGKLELDIEWNYGDNHSFNSDEYKELLTQRVHQKGKLVPGKKGDVFTAFESADKIVEATYHVPFLAHAPMEVPNATAWFQKDKIEVWAPLQDPQTARAELAHFFEIPIENITINVTMLGGGFGRKSKSDFVVEAVTLSKEMNAPVQVVWTREDDIKHGFYHSTSAQYLKGSLDKNGQVSGWLQRLAMPSIASIFKPLSDYATGSELNQGFTNNPYSLTNFRLENAKAEAHLRIGWLRSVINIHSGFGNNSFVDELAYAVNIDSVQFHLDLIGKDRIIQGKSEHPYNSKRMKDVLKKTAKMANWGKTLPKNHGLGVAIQYSFYSYVATIVEVAVIEDKVKVKNTWTTIDCGLVLNKDNVKNQLEGSVFFGMSLALYGKISTKEGSVEQNNFFDYQMTRMKDAPNIHIHIMDKMNEKPTGVGEPGVPVMAPAICNAIFNATGKRIRSLPLVDIGMV, encoded by the coding sequence ATGAGTAAAATACAGCAAATAAATCGTAGAGATTTTGTAAAATTATTTGGTTTAGCATCTACAGGAATTATTTTAGGTTGCAATGTATCATCAAACAAAAAAGAATTTTTACCACAAGTGGATGGAACGTTTACACCCAATTTATTTGTACAGATTCAAAAAGATGGTAACATCACTTTAATTGCTTCTCGTTCAGAAATGGGACAAGGTATTAAAACCTCTTTAGCCTCTGCAATTGCTGATGAATTAGAAGCAGATTGGCAATATATAACTGTTAAACAAGCCACAGGAAATGCCAAATATGGGAATCAAAATACAGATGGTTCTAGAAGTGTAAGAACTATTTTAGAGCCTATGCGTAAAATGGGTGCAGCTTCTAAAATGATGTTAATTACTGCAGCTGCCAAAAAATGGAATGTTGCTGAATCTGTTTGTAAAGCAGAGAATCATTATGTAGTTAATACCAATTCTGGTGATAAAATATTCTTTGGAGATTTGGTTGATGAAGCTGCAAAAGTCGCAATTCCTGCTGATGAAAACATCAAACTAAAAAAGGTAAAAGATTTTAAATACATAGGTAAAGATTTAAAAAGTGTAGATTTAAAAGATTTTACCCACGGAACTGCAAATTATGGAATCGATTTTAGAATTCCGAATTTAAAATTTGCTGCCATTGCAAGATGTCCTGTAGCTTACGGAACTGTAAAAAGCTTTGACAGCACTGATGCTGAAAAAGTTGCTGGTGTAGAAAAAGTGATGAAATTAGATAAAATGGATCCACCTATTGGGCAATTTTTTGGAGTTTTAGGAGGTGTAGCTGTAATTGCAAATAATACTTGGTCTGCTTTTCAAGGAAAATTAGAATTAGATATTGAATGGAATTATGGAGATAATCATTCTTTTAATTCTGATGAATATAAAGAGTTATTAACCCAAAGAGTGCATCAAAAAGGGAAATTAGTGCCTGGTAAAAAAGGCGATGTTTTTACTGCTTTTGAATCAGCAGATAAAATTGTAGAAGCAACTTATCACGTTCCTTTTTTAGCACACGCACCTATGGAAGTGCCAAATGCAACTGCTTGGTTTCAAAAAGACAAAATAGAAGTTTGGGCGCCTTTACAAGATCCGCAAACTGCAAGAGCAGAATTAGCGCATTTTTTTGAAATTCCTATAGAGAATATTACCATAAATGTAACCATGTTAGGAGGTGGTTTTGGCAGAAAGTCAAAGTCAGATTTTGTGGTAGAAGCAGTTACTTTATCCAAAGAAATGAATGCGCCTGTACAAGTAGTTTGGACGCGTGAAGATGATATAAAACACGGTTTTTATCATTCTACAAGTGCACAATATTTAAAAGGAAGCTTAGATAAAAACGGACAAGTTTCTGGTTGGCTGCAAAGGTTGGCAATGCCATCTATTGCATCAATATTTAAACCTTTATCCGATTATGCAACAGGTTCTGAATTAAACCAAGGTTTTACAAATAATCCTTATAGTTTAACGAATTTTAGATTAGAGAATGCAAAAGCAGAAGCACATTTAAGAATTGGTTGGTTGCGCTCTGTAATTAATATTCATAGTGGTTTTGGTAATAATTCTTTTGTAGATGAGTTAGCATATGCTGTGAATATAGATTCTGTTCAATTTCATTTAGATTTAATAGGAAAAGATAGAATTATTCAAGGAAAATCTGAACATCCTTATAATTCAAAACGAATGAAAGATGTATTGAAAAAAACAGCTAAAATGGCAAATTGGGGTAAAACCTTACCTAAGAACCACGGATTAGGAGTTGCTATTCAATATAGTTTTTACAGTTATGTAGCTACAATAGTTGAGGTTGCTGTAATAGAAGATAAAGTTAAAGTCAAAAATACGTGGACAACCATAGATTGTGGTTTGGTTTTAAATAAAGACAATGTTAAAAATCAGTTAGAAGGTTCTGTGTTTTTTGGAATGTCTTTAGCTTTGTATGGAAAAATTTCTACTAAAGAAGGATCTGTTGAACAAAATAATTTCTTCGATTATCAAATGACAAGAATGAAAGATGCTCCAAACATCCATATTCATATTATGGATAAAATGAACGAAAAACCAACTGGAGTAGGAGAACCTGGAGTACCAGTAATGGCACCAGCAATTTGCAACGCTATTTTTAATGCCACAGGAAAACGAATTAGAAGTTTACCTTTGGTTGATATTGGGATGGTTTAA
- a CDS encoding DUF3883 domain-containing protein: MEKENNKHQNYEILNLIGYGLAKFNNLFINQFGFKTKKSFFEYFVSLGIAETTSVVKNRMDLFDPFFDNNRKGWWQKGDTYIHRKVLIDSLFGSENIIGYSNIVKLYLKENYKLDETTLVVKPIIKSRFRKLQETGLEAELYFMNNFNSISIFENGKLEDARLYGDGYDFQINVNDKFYLSEIKGIKSRKGRFRMTENEYKKALEYKNDYLITVVLNMSDSPRLLTIANPTKNLSFKKIENVSRVSVEYHLEKEIN; this comes from the coding sequence ATGGAAAAAGAAAACAATAAGCATCAAAACTATGAAATTCTAAACCTAATAGGGTATGGTTTGGCTAAGTTTAATAATTTATTTATTAATCAATTTGGGTTTAAGACTAAAAAGTCATTTTTTGAATATTTTGTTTCACTTGGTATAGCAGAAACTACAAGTGTAGTTAAAAATAGAATGGATTTATTTGATCCATTTTTTGATAATAATAGAAAAGGTTGGTGGCAAAAAGGTGATACTTATATTCATAGAAAAGTATTAATTGATAGTTTATTTGGAAGTGAGAATATTATTGGATATTCGAACATTGTAAAGTTATATCTGAAAGAAAACTATAAATTAGATGAAACTACACTTGTTGTTAAACCTATTATAAAATCTAGGTTTAGGAAACTTCAAGAAACTGGATTAGAAGCTGAATTATATTTTATGAATAATTTTAATTCAATTTCAATTTTCGAGAATGGAAAGCTTGAAGATGCCAGATTATATGGTGATGGATATGATTTTCAAATTAATGTGAATGATAAATTTTATCTGTCAGAAATTAAAGGTATTAAGTCTAGAAAAGGTCGATTTAGAATGACTGAAAATGAATATAAAAAAGCTTTAGAATACAAAAATGATTATTTAATTACAGTAGTTTTGAATATGAGTGATTCTCCAAGATTGCTAACCATTGCTAACCCAACAAAGAATTTGTCTTTCAAAAAAATAGAGAATGTGTCAAGAGTTTCTGTAGAATACCATCTAGAAAAAGAAATTAATTAG
- a CDS encoding SulP family inorganic anion transporter, with product MTNFIKKIIPNAKDDVLAGITVSLAMIPEVVAFAFVAQIDPLVALSGAFIIGLITAIFGGRPGLISGAAGAVAVIFVSMISEGHTKGMLFDTPVDNMGYFYLLACVILMGIIQIFAGVFKIGKFVRLIPHSVMMGFVNGLAIVIFWAQVKMFSHKSLKVSAEGVNEYVSTFMTGTELYIMIGLVALTMAIIWVLPKITKKIPASLTAILITTLIVVFSGLEVSTVGSYIIEGGGTGLKGEFPTPNLELWQKLPFNLDTLTFILPFAFLAASVGLIESLMTMNLVDELTETRGNGNRECVAQGAGNIVSGLLGGTGGCGMIGQTVININAGGRGRLSGVMMALTLLTFILFTDKLIEQVPIAALVGVMFMMVIETFAWSSFRILKKIPKSDAFVLIVVSAVTVIFDLAIAVFVGVIISALAFAWENAKKIRARKRYREDGTKIYEIWGPLFFGSITAFNEKFDIKNDPEIVEIDFVEARISDHSAIEAIFALVQKYQAANKKITLKHLSEDCKVLLYKASPIFADIIVEDIDDPRYHLAANPEKFPKPLKEYKF from the coding sequence TAGTAGCACTTTCTGGTGCATTTATCATCGGTTTAATTACAGCGATTTTTGGAGGTAGACCTGGTTTAATTTCTGGTGCTGCTGGTGCTGTTGCTGTTATTTTTGTTTCAATGATTTCTGAAGGACATACCAAAGGAATGTTATTTGACACACCTGTAGATAATATGGGATATTTCTACCTTTTGGCTTGTGTTATATTAATGGGAATTATTCAAATATTTGCAGGAGTTTTTAAAATAGGAAAATTTGTACGTTTAATTCCGCATTCTGTAATGATGGGATTTGTAAACGGATTAGCAATTGTTATTTTTTGGGCGCAAGTAAAAATGTTTTCTCATAAATCGCTAAAAGTTTCTGCAGAAGGTGTAAACGAATATGTTAGTACTTTTATGACAGGTACAGAATTGTATATCATGATTGGTTTAGTTGCTTTAACTATGGCAATAATTTGGGTTTTACCAAAAATCACCAAGAAAATACCTGCTTCATTAACCGCAATTTTAATTACCACTTTAATCGTAGTTTTTTCTGGTTTAGAAGTTTCTACAGTTGGTTCTTATATTATAGAAGGTGGAGGAACTGGTTTAAAAGGAGAATTCCCAACTCCGAATTTAGAGCTTTGGCAAAAATTACCTTTTAATTTAGATACACTTACTTTTATTTTACCTTTTGCTTTTTTAGCTGCATCTGTTGGTTTAATAGAATCTTTAATGACAATGAATTTAGTCGATGAATTAACAGAAACTAGAGGTAATGGAAATAGAGAATGTGTTGCACAAGGTGCTGGAAATATTGTAAGTGGACTTTTGGGAGGAACAGGTGGTTGTGGAATGATAGGCCAAACTGTTATTAATATTAATGCTGGCGGTAGAGGAAGATTATCTGGAGTTATGATGGCATTAACTTTATTAACTTTTATTCTTTTTACTGATAAATTAATTGAACAAGTGCCAATTGCAGCTTTAGTTGGTGTTATGTTTATGATGGTTATTGAAACTTTTGCTTGGTCTAGTTTTAGAATTTTAAAGAAAATACCTAAATCTGACGCTTTTGTATTAATTGTAGTTTCTGCAGTTACTGTAATCTTTGATTTAGCAATTGCTGTTTTTGTAGGGGTAATAATTTCTGCCTTAGCCTTTGCTTGGGAAAATGCTAAAAAAATTAGAGCTAGAAAAAGATACCGAGAAGATGGTACAAAAATTTACGAAATTTGGGGACCTCTTTTCTTTGGAAGTATTACAGCTTTTAATGAAAAATTTGATATTAAAAACGATCCAGAAATTGTAGAAATCGATTTTGTTGAGGCTCGTATTTCTGATCATTCTGCAATAGAAGCTATTTTTGCTTTGGTACAAAAATACCAAGCTGCTAATAAAAAAATAACATTAAAACACTTAAGTGAAGATTGTAAAGTGTTACTCTATAAAGCTAGCCCAATTTTTGCAGATATTATTGTAGAAGATATTGATGACCCTCGTTATCATTTAGCTGCAAATCCTGAGAAATTTCCTAAACCTTTGAAGGAGTATAAGTTTTAG
- a CDS encoding T9SS type A sorting domain-containing protein, with protein MKHLYCILFILLCIPFFGFSQVTLTADGSGNTYELINSVLAPNYDVVEVPDCKHTTFGRHIDELFDTELNKNVFRFYAHANEDDDRCKNSDRQRTEIKSYDKSPENLKAVESEKVVYKWKMKIDANFQASPNFTHLHQLKSVGGDFSSIPMYTLTARKSTPDQLELRQTSTDDQETLKKVDLSLIKGHWVEFTEKIEFGTNSFYSLEIKRIDNQTIVFEYENNTIDNWQYGAEFVRPKWGIYRSLNNVQDLRDEAILFADFSIEEVSTLSLNDLKSNNQIIKTFPNPVVNEIQIIDTISEDYNQIYIYNVLGKLVDTKAKITSKTLNISHLKSGTYFFIFKNDEKIISKNTVIIQ; from the coding sequence ATGAAACATTTATACTGTATTTTATTTATTCTTCTGTGCATCCCTTTCTTCGGATTTTCTCAAGTAACATTAACTGCAGATGGCTCTGGAAACACTTATGAATTGATAAATTCTGTTTTAGCCCCAAATTATGATGTAGTTGAAGTGCCAGACTGTAAACACACCACTTTTGGCAGACATATTGATGAACTTTTTGATACTGAATTAAACAAAAATGTTTTTCGTTTTTATGCACACGCAAATGAAGATGATGATCGTTGTAAAAATTCTGACAGACAAAGAACTGAGATAAAATCTTATGACAAAAGTCCTGAGAATTTAAAGGCAGTTGAAAGTGAAAAAGTAGTTTATAAATGGAAAATGAAGATTGATGCAAATTTTCAAGCATCACCAAACTTTACGCATTTACATCAACTAAAATCTGTGGGTGGCGATTTTTCATCCATACCAATGTATACACTTACTGCCAGAAAAAGCACACCAGATCAATTAGAATTAAGGCAAACCAGTACAGACGATCAAGAGACCTTAAAAAAAGTAGATTTATCATTGATTAAGGGACATTGGGTAGAATTTACAGAAAAAATAGAATTTGGTACAAACAGTTTTTATTCCTTAGAAATTAAAAGAATTGACAACCAAACTATTGTTTTCGAATATGAAAATAATACAATTGATAATTGGCAATATGGTGCTGAGTTTGTACGACCAAAATGGGGCATTTACAGAAGTTTAAATAATGTGCAAGATTTAAGAGACGAAGCAATTTTATTTGCCGATTTTAGTATTGAAGAAGTAAGTACTTTGTCTTTAAATGACTTAAAAAGCAACAATCAAATCATTAAAACTTTTCCTAATCCTGTTGTAAATGAAATTCAAATTATTGATACTATTTCTGAGGATTATAACCAAATTTACATTTACAATGTACTAGGTAAATTAGTTGATACCAAAGCAAAAATCACCTCTAAAACACTTAATATTTCTCATTTAAAAAGCGGAACTTATTTCTTTATTTTTAAGAACGATGAAAAAATTATCAGTAAAAACACTGTGATTATTCAATAA
- a CDS encoding lactonase family protein, producing the protein MKKLLIVLILSLIIGCKSSEMKKQNPTEFYIGTYTDGESKGIYKTSIDDKGFLSKIELVAETKNPSFLTKSKDNKALFAVAETAEKGKGFVKSYKIEKNHLKQISISESGGAGPCFVAINDENYILTANYGGGNVGLLQADASGKLSELLNVQQHTGKGTTNRQRKPHAHSAWFHPTKKEIIAVDLGTNELWFSTIDKKENKLVLANPSKLNMAEGAGPRHLTFHPNYKWIYVLNELNNTVSLVKEKNDFYEIDASISMIPENFTAFSKAADIHISKDGKFVYASNRGHNSIVIYKVNPENGKLSLVGYESVKGESPRNFSLTPDDKFLLVVNQDTNNIISFKRNSETGKLTFVSEISAPKPVCILF; encoded by the coding sequence ATGAAAAAACTTTTAATAGTATTAATATTAAGTTTGATAATTGGTTGTAAATCATCAGAAATGAAAAAGCAAAACCCTACAGAATTTTATATTGGTACGTATACAGATGGTGAAAGTAAAGGGATTTACAAAACTAGTATTGATGATAAAGGTTTTTTATCTAAAATTGAATTGGTTGCAGAAACTAAGAATCCAAGTTTTTTAACAAAATCTAAAGACAATAAAGCACTTTTTGCAGTTGCAGAAACTGCTGAAAAAGGCAAAGGTTTTGTAAAATCTTATAAAATAGAAAAAAATCATTTAAAACAAATTAGTATTTCAGAATCTGGAGGAGCAGGACCTTGTTTTGTGGCTATAAATGATGAGAATTATATATTAACTGCAAATTATGGAGGTGGAAATGTGGGATTATTACAAGCTGATGCATCTGGTAAATTATCAGAATTATTAAACGTGCAACAGCATACAGGTAAAGGAACTACAAATAGGCAAAGAAAACCACACGCACATTCTGCTTGGTTTCATCCAACAAAAAAAGAAATAATTGCTGTAGATTTAGGTACCAATGAATTATGGTTTTCTACCATTGATAAAAAAGAAAACAAGTTGGTTCTAGCAAACCCAAGTAAATTAAATATGGCAGAGGGTGCAGGGCCAAGACATTTAACTTTTCATCCGAATTATAAATGGATTTACGTTTTAAACGAACTAAATAATACAGTTTCATTGGTAAAAGAAAAGAATGATTTTTATGAAATAGATGCATCAATTTCTATGATTCCTGAAAATTTTACGGCATTTAGTAAGGCAGCAGATATTCATATTTCTAAGGATGGTAAATTTGTGTATGCTTCTAATCGTGGGCACAATTCTATTGTAATTTATAAAGTAAATCCAGAAAACGGAAAATTATCTTTAGTAGGTTATGAGTCTGTAAAAGGAGAAAGTCCGAGGAATTTTTCTTTAACTCCAGATGATAAATTTTTATTGGTTGTCAATCAAGATACCAACAATATTATTTCTTTTAAAAGAAATTCTGAAACTGGAAAACTTACTTTTGTATCAGAAATTTCTGCACCAAAACCTGTTTGTATTCTGTTTTAA
- a CDS encoding M14 family metallopeptidase — protein sequence MKKIIVLLISVLIFSCDNPSEENKDFTTLFETSKGTETPEYNDVISYYTDLSEVYDEISLFSFGQTDSGKPLHLVVYNKEGVYNVDEIKNSPKNRILINNGIHPGESDGIDASMLLLRDVVQNDSLQKKYQNSIICVIPVYNVGGALNRNSHTRANQNGPVEYGFRGNARNYDLNRDFVKQDTKNAAAFAEIFHTVNPDVFIDNHVSNGADYQYAITHLFTQHNKLGGSLGDFLQNKMRPELETSLVNKDINITPYVNVWGTTPETGFSQFFDSPRYSTGYTTLFNTLGLMVETHMLKPYKIRVEQTYELMLSAFDFTENNSEKIKDLRAKATSEILAKKTYPIQFKVDREKFRTLDFKGYEGEIIESKVTNGKRLFYDKTKPFVKETKYFDEFKVTKEIEIPEAYILPQGWHKVVERLKNNKIEFTRFKSDTILEVEVNHIKDYKSRTSPYEGHYLHYNTTIATSKENIKFLKGDIYIDTNQNGVRYLLETLEAEATDSFFNWNFFDTILQQKEGYSAYVFEDVAAHLLVDNPSLKKEFEEKLQNDEAFAKNPRMQLNFIYKKSPHYEKAHLRLPVFKVR from the coding sequence ATGAAAAAAATAATTGTACTTCTAATATCAGTTTTAATTTTTTCTTGTGATAATCCATCCGAAGAAAATAAAGATTTTACCACACTTTTCGAAACCTCAAAAGGAACTGAAACTCCAGAATATAATGACGTAATTTCTTATTATACAGATTTGTCTGAAGTTTATGATGAAATTTCATTGTTTTCATTTGGGCAAACAGATTCAGGAAAGCCTTTGCATTTGGTGGTTTATAATAAAGAAGGTGTTTATAATGTTGATGAAATTAAAAACTCACCCAAAAATAGAATTCTTATTAATAATGGAATTCATCCAGGAGAATCTGATGGAATTGATGCTTCAATGCTATTGCTGAGAGACGTTGTACAAAATGATTCTTTGCAGAAAAAATACCAAAATTCAATTATTTGTGTAATTCCTGTGTATAATGTTGGTGGTGCTTTAAATAGAAATTCGCACACAAGAGCCAATCAAAATGGACCAGTTGAATATGGTTTTAGAGGAAATGCTAGGAATTACGATTTAAATAGAGATTTTGTAAAACAAGACACAAAAAATGCAGCAGCTTTTGCAGAGATTTTTCATACTGTAAACCCTGATGTTTTTATAGATAATCACGTAAGTAATGGTGCAGATTACCAATATGCAATTACACATTTATTTACACAACATAATAAATTGGGTGGCAGTTTAGGAGACTTTTTACAAAATAAAATGCGACCTGAATTAGAAACTTCTCTTGTTAATAAAGACATTAATATTACACCTTATGTAAATGTTTGGGGTACAACTCCAGAAACCGGTTTTTCGCAATTTTTCGATTCACCAAGATATTCTACAGGTTACACAACTTTGTTTAACACTTTAGGTTTAATGGTAGAAACGCATATGTTAAAACCGTATAAAATTAGAGTAGAACAAACCTATGAGTTAATGCTTTCTGCTTTTGATTTTACTGAAAATAACTCAGAAAAAATTAAAGATTTGCGTGCCAAAGCAACCTCAGAAATATTAGCAAAAAAAACATATCCTATTCAATTTAAAGTGGATAGAGAAAAGTTTAGAACGCTAGATTTTAAAGGTTACGAAGGTGAAATTATTGAGAGTAAAGTTACCAATGGAAAAAGGTTATTTTACGATAAAACAAAACCATTTGTAAAAGAAACAAAATATTTTGATGAGTTTAAAGTAACCAAAGAAATCGAAATCCCTGAAGCGTATATTTTGCCTCAAGGTTGGCATAAAGTTGTGGAGCGATTAAAGAATAATAAAATTGAGTTTACACGTTTTAAAAGTGATACTATTTTAGAAGTTGAGGTAAATCATATTAAAGATTATAAAAGTAGAACCTCGCCTTACGAAGGGCATTATCTGCATTATAATACTACAATTGCTACGTCTAAAGAAAATATTAAATTTTTAAAAGGTGATATTTATATTGATACCAATCAAAATGGAGTTCGTTATTTGTTAGAAACCTTAGAAGCAGAAGCTACTGATTCCTTTTTTAACTGGAACTTTTTCGATACCATTTTACAACAAAAAGAAGGATATTCTGCCTATGTTTTCGAAGATGTTGCAGCACATTTATTAGTTGATAATCCATCATTAAAAAAAGAATTTGAAGAAAAATTACAAAATGATGAAGCTTTTGCAAAGAACCCAAGAATGCAATTGAATTTCATTTATAAAAAATCTCCTCATTACGAAAAAGCACATTTACGTTTACCAGTTTTTAAAGTAAGATAG
- a CDS encoding D-alanine--D-alanine ligase, giving the protein MKKNIAIIMGGYSSEVNISLVSGNVVYKHLDKEKYNAFRVHILRDKWVALDDNDKEYKINKNDFSFNLDSNKIIFDCVFNAIHGSPGENGMLLGYLELLNIPHTSAPFYQMALTFNKRDCLSVVKEYGIKTAISVYLNKGDVINTDAIIAKVGLPCFIKPNNAGSSYGISKAYTAAEILEGIEVAYKEDDAILIESFLNGTEVSVGVIEYKNEIKVLPITEIVSENDFFDYEAKYEGKSQEITPARISSEEKSRVEEVAKKVYKALNMSGFSRSEYIFVDGEPHFLEMNTVPGMTEESILPQQSKEAGISLKELFDNSIEMKLR; this is encoded by the coding sequence ATGAAAAAAAATATTGCCATAATAATGGGCGGATATTCATCCGAAGTTAACATTTCTTTAGTGAGCGGAAATGTGGTTTACAAACATTTAGATAAAGAAAAATACAATGCCTTTAGAGTACATATTTTAAGAGATAAATGGGTTGCTTTAGATGATAATGATAAAGAATATAAAATAAATAAAAACGACTTTTCTTTTAATTTAGATTCCAATAAAATAATTTTTGATTGTGTTTTTAACGCAATTCACGGAAGTCCTGGTGAAAACGGAATGCTTTTAGGTTATTTAGAGTTGTTAAATATACCTCATACTTCAGCTCCTTTTTATCAAATGGCATTAACTTTTAATAAAAGAGATTGTTTAAGTGTGGTTAAAGAATACGGAATTAAAACTGCAATTTCTGTATATTTAAATAAAGGTGATGTTATAAATACTGATGCAATTATTGCAAAAGTTGGTTTGCCTTGTTTTATAAAACCAAATAATGCTGGCTCTAGTTACGGAATTTCTAAAGCTTATACTGCTGCAGAAATTTTAGAAGGAATTGAAGTTGCCTACAAAGAAGATGATGCTATTTTAATTGAATCCTTTTTAAACGGAACAGAAGTTTCTGTTGGAGTTATAGAATATAAAAATGAAATTAAAGTATTACCAATCACAGAAATAGTTTCTGAAAATGATTTCTTTGATTATGAAGCCAAGTATGAAGGCAAATCTCAAGAAATAACGCCAGCCAGAATTTCATCCGAAGAAAAAAGTAGGGTAGAAGAAGTTGCTAAAAAAGTATATAAAGCGTTAAATATGAGTGGTTTTTCTAGGTCTGAATACATTTTTGTTGATGGTGAACCTCATTTTTTAGAAATGAACACAGTACCAGGAATGACAGAAGAAAGCATTTTACCACAACAATCTAAAGAAGCAGGGATTTCTTTAAAAGAATTGTTTGACAATTCCATAGAAATGAAATTAAGATAA
- the coaD gene encoding pantetheine-phosphate adenylyltransferase: protein MKKAIFPGSFDPLTLGHVDIIERGVTVFDELVIAIGINADKKYMFTLEERKKFIEETFKHEPKIKVVTYKGLTVNFCREINANFILRGLRNPADFEFEKAIAHTNRKLSEIETVFLLTSSGKSYISSSIVRDVIRNDGDYTGLVPEAVRVK, encoded by the coding sequence ATGAAAAAAGCAATTTTTCCAGGATCATTTGATCCGCTAACATTGGGTCACGTTGATATTATTGAAAGAGGTGTAACCGTTTTTGATGAGTTAGTTATTGCCATTGGTATTAATGCAGATAAAAAATACATGTTTACTTTAGAAGAACGTAAAAAGTTTATCGAAGAAACTTTTAAACACGAGCCAAAAATAAAGGTTGTAACCTACAAAGGTTTAACTGTTAACTTTTGTAGAGAAATAAACGCAAATTTTATTTTAAGAGGCTTAAGAAACCCTGCTGATTTTGAGTTTGAAAAAGCCATTGCACACACCAACAGAAAATTATCAGAAATTGAAACTGTTTTCTTATTAACATCATCTGGTAAAAGTTACATTTCTTCATCAATAGTAAGAGATGTGATTAGGAATGATGGAGATTATACAGGTTTAGTACCTGAGGCTGTTAGAGTAAAATAA
- a CDS encoding (2Fe-2S)-binding protein, translated as MIKLSINNKSYEVDVQEDMPLLWAIRDIVGLTGTKFGCGVAQCGACSILIDGRLTKSCSMPVAYGEGKEIFTIEGTSKNLEFLREAWFDGNVPQCGYCQSGQLIAATSLLDKIENPTDKDIDDAMSSNICRCGTYSRIRKAIHKAVALKNQSL; from the coding sequence ATGATAAAACTTTCAATCAATAATAAATCTTACGAGGTTGATGTGCAGGAAGATATGCCACTTTTGTGGGCAATAAGAGACATTGTAGGTTTAACAGGTACTAAATTTGGTTGTGGAGTTGCACAATGTGGTGCGTGTTCTATTTTAATTGATGGTAGACTCACAAAATCTTGTAGTATGCCAGTAGCTTATGGAGAAGGAAAAGAGATTTTTACAATTGAAGGAACATCAAAAAATCTAGAATTTTTAAGAGAAGCTTGGTTTGATGGTAATGTGCCACAATGTGGTTATTGTCAGTCTGGGCAATTAATTGCAGCCACTTCTTTGTTGGATAAAATTGAAAATCCTACAGATAAAGATATAGATGATGCCATGAGTTCTAATATTTGCAGATGTGGAACTTATTCAAGAATTCGAAAAGCAATACACAAAGCTGTTGCACTTAAAAACCAAAGTCTATGA